The segment ACTGGCGGGCCGCGCTCCGGCCGGGCATACCCGTGGCGAGGGCGCGGCACTGGCGGGCGGCCTCCGCCCTCGACCGGGCGCTCCACGGCGGCAGGGCGGCGACGGATGAGTCTCGCTCCGGTCAGGTCGGGGTCGCGCTTGGAATCACTGGCCCCGGGCCGGGGAGCGTGCGAGGTCGGGGGTGGGTGAGCGCTGGTCCGTGGAGCGTGCGAGGCCGGGGTGGCTGGGCCGTGTTGCGGGGAGCGCGCGAGGTCGAGGGTGGCTGAGGCGTGGTCTGGGGAGCGCGCGAGGTCAGGGATCGGTGAGCTTCGGTCGGGGCAGCGCGCGCGGCCAGGGATGGGTGAGACCCGGTCGGTGGAGCGCGCGAGGCCGACGGTGGGCGAGCCCTCGGCCGGCGAGGGAGGGACGTGCGTGGCGGCCGCGAGCCGCGGGGACGGCAGGCGGGGGAGCGAGCCTTCACGGGCTCACTTGGCATCACTCCGGCCTCGGGCGGCCGGCCGGCAGCGCACGCAGCGGGAGCGGAGCGCGCGGCCGGCCGCCCGAGCACAACACGCCGGTGGAGGAGCGCCGCGCCGGGCGGCCTCACAAACACAGCGCAATGGCGGACGGTGGGCGTGCCGGCCGGCCTCTTATGCGCAGCGCACTGGCGGACCGTAGGCGCGCTGCCCTGGCTTCCGCGCACAACGCATGGATGGACCCGGGCCGCGCCAGCAGGCCGGCCGGGCACAGCACACGAGTGGTCCCGGGCCGCGCCAGGCGGGCGTCCGGGCACCGGGGCGAGGAGGGCGGGCGCCGTACACCGCCGGAGGCGGGCAGCTCCGGGCGGCTCAGTGCCCAGCCCCTGGGCCGCGTCCCACGGATGCGGCCGCCTCAAACAGCGGCCGGCGGCGCTGGACGAAAGGCCATTCCAGACCCCAGCCCGCTGGCGAGCCGCAGCGACAACCGCGCTAGTCGGCCTCAAACGGGCCGACGTTGGTCTCCACCCAGTCGACGAGCGGGCGCAGGCGCCGCCAGTCCGTGCGTACCAGGTCGAAGGCGGCGCGGCCCTCCAGCTCCGGGCCCGCCGCGTGGCGGCGGCCGGCGGTGAGGGCCTCGTGGCGCATCAGCTCCAGGCGCGGGTGGTCGGCGGGGCAGCCGCGCGGGCGGGTCTTCACGCGGTCGCCGCCGGGCTCGAAGCCGTGGCGGGTGAGGGTGCGCACGATCTTCTCCAGCTCGACCCCCGTGGAGGGGGCGTCGACCGCGGCGCGGAAGCGGGCGGTCTGGTCGCGCGAGTGTGCGTAGAACCCGGCCGCCGTAAACAGGCCTCCGGCGTCGACGTGCACGTAGTAGCCGACGCCGCTGGCCACCTCGAAAAACGCGCCCTGATGGGTCTTGTAGGGCGATTTATCCTTCGAGAAGCGTACGTCCCGGTGGGGGCGGAACACTTTCGGCTCGGCGCGCACCAGGGGTGCCAGCTCGGCCGCGAGGTCGCTCATCGGTCCGCGGACGCAGCCGTCGTACACGTCCTTGTGCGCGGTCCAGTAGGTCTTTGAGTTGTCCGCCTCCAGGCCCTCGTAGAACACGAAGGCCTCCGCGGGGAAGCCGGCGAACGCCACGGCCCTAAACCGCGTCGCCGATCTGGACCTTGGGCTTCGGCATGCGCATGCGGCGGAAGGTGATCGAGCGGGTGATCGCGTAGAGGTACAGCGAGCCCATGCGCGCGGTCGACTTGGGGAAGCGCTCGCGCACCAGGCGCTTGACCTTGCGAGAGATCAGCACCGAGTCGACCACGACGCCGAGCGCCAGGGCCGCCCACATGATGTTGGAGACGAAGCGGACGGCGGGTGGCATCGCGGCCGACGAGCCGATCAGCACGATCAGCGCGCCGCCGAAGAACCACGTGCCGACCGTGCGCCGCGAGTCCACAACGTTGCGCACGAGCAGCCGCTCCGGGCCGCGGTCGCGGGCGAGAAGGTAACGCTCGTCACCGGCTCGCATGCCGGCCGCGGCCTCCGCCCGGTCGGCACGCTGCTTTTCGCGCATCCGCTTGTACGCCTCGCGGCGGTTGGACGGCGCGGGCTCGGCCGCTCGGCGGCGGCTGGCGCTGGCGCGCTTGGGCGTCTCGACGCCCAGCTCCTTCTTGCTGGGCGTGTAGCCCTTGGGGCGGCCTTCGGCCTCATCGGCTGACGAGGACGCCTCGTCGGCCGGCGAGGAGTCGACGACGTCGGTGGACTTGCGGCGGAACAGTGACGGCACGCTCACGAGGGTACCGGGATCACGCGCGCTCGGCGTGCGCGCCCAGCGCCGCCAGCTTCGCCTCGAAGTCCTCGTAGCCCCGGTTGATCAGGTCGACGCCGTACACCCGGGAGGTGCCCTCGGCCGCCAGCGCCGCGATCAGGTGGCTGAAGCCGGCCCGCAGGTCGGGGATGACCAGGTCGGCCGCGTGCAGCTTGCTCGGACCGGCGATCACCGCGGAGTGCTTGAAGTCGCGCCGGCCGAAGCGGCACGGGGTGCCGCCGAGGCAGTCGCGGTACACCTGGATCGTGGCGCCCATCGAGTTGAGCGCCTCGGTGTAGCCCAGGCGCTGCTCGTACACCGTCTCGTGCACGATCGACAGCCCGCGCGCCTGGGTGAGCGCGACCACCAGCGGCTGCTGCCAGTCGGTCATGAAGCCGGGGTGCACGTCGGTCTCCAGCGCCACGGCCTTGAGCTCGCCGCCGGGGTGCCAGAAGCGGATCTTGCCCTCCTGGCCGGGGCTGCCGTTGCGGGGCGGGCGCATGTCGGTGACCTCGTACGCCCCGCCGACCGAGCGGAAGACGTTGAGGAACGTCATCATGTCGACCTGCTCGGCGCCGAGCACCTCGATGTCGCCGCCGGTGGCCAGCGCCGCCGCGGCCCAGCTGGCGGCCTCGATGCGGTCGGGGATCGGGCGGTGGGTGTACCCGCCGAGGCGTGGCACGCCCTGGATCTCGATCACCCGGTCGGTGTGCACCTTGATGATCGCGCCCATCTTCTGCAGGACGCAGATGAGGTCGATGATCTCCGGCTCGACGGCCGCGTTGCGCAGCTCGGTCACGCCGTTGGCCATGACCGCGGTGAGCAGCACCTGCTCGGTGGCGCCCACGCTCGGGTACGGCAGCTCCAGCTTGGTGCCGTGCAGCCCGTTGGGCGCGGTGAGGTGCATGCCGTCCGCGGCCTTGTCGACCACCGCGCCGAACTCGCGCAGGGCCTGGATGTGGAAGTCGATCGGCCGCGGGCCGATGTGACACCCGCCGAGGTCCGGGATGAACGCGTGACCCAGGCGGTGCAGCAGCGGCCCGCACAAGAGGATCGGGATGCGGCTGGAGCCGGCGTGCACGTTGATCTCGTCGGAGTTGGCGCTCGCCACGTTGGCGGGGTCGAGGACCAGCTCGCCGTCTTCGGCGCCGTCGCTGACCCGGACGCCGTGCAGCTCCAGCAGGCCGCGCACGACCTCGACGTCGCGGATGCGCGGCACGTCGTACAGCCGGCTCGGCGCGTCGCCCAGCAGTGCCGCCACCATCGCCTTGGAGACGAGGTTCTTGGCACCGCGGACCCGGATCCGCCCGTGCAGCGGAGTACCGCCGTGCACGGTCAGGACGTCATTGACGGTCAACGCACAACCTCCACCAGATGGCACCAACGCGGCACTCTGCCCCCGATCACCGCCCGAGGAGCATAGCGCTCCGTGACGTGGCGAGCGGGGTGCACACCGTATGAGGTGGCACGAAACGGGGAGACCGTAAACGTTGTGCTACACAGCGTTACGGCAGGGCGAGCATCTGGTCAAGCGCGACGCGCGCGTGATGTGCGGTGTCGGCGTCCACGGTGATCTGGTTGACCAGCCGTCCGGCGGCCAGCTCCTCCATCGCCCACACGAGGTGAGGGAGGTCGATGCGGTTCATCGTGGAGCAGTAGCAGACGTTGCGGTCCAGGAACATGATCTGCTTGTCCGGGTGGGCGTTGGCAAGACGCCGTACCAGATTGAGCTCGGTCCCCACCGCCCACGCCGAGCCGGACGGCGCCGCGTCGATGGCCTTGATGATGTACTCCGTCGAGCCGACCTGGTCGGCGGCCGTGACCACCTCGTGGCGGCACTCGGGGTGCACCAGCACGTTGACGCCCGGCACCCGCTCACGCACCTCCTCGACGCAGCTGAGCGTGAAGCGGCCGTGCACCGAGCAGTGCCCCCGCCACAGGATCATCTTGGCGTCGCGCAGCTGCTCCGGCGTGAGGCCGCCGTTTGGCTTGTGCGGGTTGTAGAGGACGCAGTCGTCGAGGTCGAAGCCCATCTCGAGGACGGCCGTATTGCGCCCCAGGTGCTGGTCCGGCAGGAAGAGCACCTTCTCTCCCCGCTCGAACGCCCAGGTCAGCGCCCGCTTCGCGTTGGAGGACGTGCAGACCACGCCGCCGTTGCGGCCGACGAAGCCCTTGATGTCGGCCGAGGAGTTCATGTACGTCACGGGGACCGTGTCGCCC is part of the Phytohabitans houttuyneae genome and harbors:
- the nadA gene encoding quinolinate synthase NadA, producing the protein MTSTWIEPSSTGAALLLLGRGSDSSAEKGVECPGELPSPSDPTLVERARRAKAALGDRLFVLGHHYQRDEVIQFADVTGDSFKLAREAAARPEAEFIVFCGVHFMAESADILTSDAQKVVLPDLGAGCSMADMAALPQVETAWELLEDLGIAGDTVPVTYMNSSADIKGFVGRNGGVVCTSSNAKRALTWAFERGEKVLFLPDQHLGRNTAVLEMGFDLDDCVLYNPHKPNGGLTPEQLRDAKMILWRGHCSVHGRFTLSCVEEVRERVPGVNVLVHPECRHEVVTAADQVGSTEYIIKAIDAAPSGSAWAVGTELNLVRRLANAHPDKQIMFLDRNVCYCSTMNRIDLPHLVWAMEELAAGRLVNQITVDADTAHHARVALDQMLALP
- the murA gene encoding UDP-N-acetylglucosamine 1-carboxyvinyltransferase codes for the protein MVPSGGGCALTVNDVLTVHGGTPLHGRIRVRGAKNLVSKAMVAALLGDAPSRLYDVPRIRDVEVVRGLLELHGVRVSDGAEDGELVLDPANVASANSDEINVHAGSSRIPILLCGPLLHRLGHAFIPDLGGCHIGPRPIDFHIQALREFGAVVDKAADGMHLTAPNGLHGTKLELPYPSVGATEQVLLTAVMANGVTELRNAAVEPEIIDLICVLQKMGAIIKVHTDRVIEIQGVPRLGGYTHRPIPDRIEAASWAAAALATGGDIEVLGAEQVDMMTFLNVFRSVGGAYEVTDMRPPRNGSPGQEGKIRFWHPGGELKAVALETDVHPGFMTDWQQPLVVALTQARGLSIVHETVYEQRLGYTEALNSMGATIQVYRDCLGGTPCRFGRRDFKHSAVIAGPSKLHAADLVIPDLRAGFSHLIAALAAEGTSRVYGVDLINRGYEDFEAKLAALGAHAERA
- a CDS encoding DUF2461 domain-containing protein yields the protein MAFAGFPAEAFVFYEGLEADNSKTYWTAHKDVYDGCVRGPMSDLAAELAPLVRAEPKVFRPHRDVRFSKDKSPYKTHQGAFFEVASGVGYYVHVDAGGLFTAAGFYAHSRDQTARFRAAVDAPSTGVELEKIVRTLTRHGFEPGGDRVKTRPRGCPADHPRLELMRHEALTAGRRHAAGPELEGRAAFDLVRTDWRRLRPLVDWVETNVGPFEAD
- a CDS encoding DUF3043 domain-containing protein, which codes for MPSLFRRKSTDVVDSSPADEASSSADEAEGRPKGYTPSKKELGVETPKRASASRRRAAEPAPSNRREAYKRMREKQRADRAEAAAGMRAGDERYLLARDRGPERLLVRNVVDSRRTVGTWFFGGALIVLIGSSAAMPPAVRFVSNIMWAALALGVVVDSVLISRKVKRLVRERFPKSTARMGSLYLYAITRSITFRRMRMPKPKVQIGDAV